A portion of the Punica granatum isolate Tunisia-2019 chromosome 7, ASM765513v2, whole genome shotgun sequence genome contains these proteins:
- the LOC116214749 gene encoding cyclin-dependent protein kinase inhibitor SMR6-like encodes MGFSKKSVAEAGMDPEAKKWVVAGISIRAALKPISTKTRPKARGTKEECGDEEEEQLSRPATPTGREARIPEQLPCPAAPRKRRPRPTTCHVHRAREFFTPPDLESMFKLGQC; translated from the coding sequence ATGGGGTTCTCGAAGAAGTCCGTAGCGGAAGCCGGCATGGACCCCGAGGCCAAGAAGTGGGTGGTCGCTGGAATCTCGATTCGGGCTGCCCTGAAGCCGATATCCACAAAAACGAGGCCGAAAGCACGGGGAACAAAGGAGGAATGCGGCGACGAGGAGGAGGAACAGTTGTCAAGGCCCGCCACGCCGACGGGCCGAGAAGCGAGAATACCTGAGCAGCTGCCCTGCCCGGCCGCCCCGAGGAAGCGGCGGCCGCGGCCCACGACGTGCCATGTCCACAGGGCGCGGGAGTTCTTCACGCCACCGGACTTGGAGTCGATGTTCAAGTTAGGCCAGTGCTGA
- the LOC116213203 gene encoding denticleless protein homolog — MPGGLSRQSEILIKTISSLSLSLSEVLFLFFFFSLSLSVSLRPQSPFPALKMFQSIRSRELNGYRVRKRPYIADWTPELTDNGAVAIEHLGDETPPLAISFCKTSELSHVLAVSDEDGHVSLFNTSKKLLSSPSNQENADKARIGDWVAHQNAIFDLCWIKEDVNILTASGDQTIRLWDVQKRKCTGVLMGHTGSVKSLCPHPSNSNLVVSGARDGSFAIWDLRCNRASTSRAGELCIVSNSIVKGAHLPHQHKRTRRGKAASMSITSVLYLKDEVSVATAGAVDSIIKFWDTRKLKAQVTQTCPNHDSPTKKEQRLHGVSSLSQDSNGVFLTASCMDNRIYLYNVLQLEKGPVKSFSGAQIESFYVKAAISPDANQLLSGSSDGNAYIWQVNKPDTAPVSSNSHDGEVTAVAWSESDAGKLATSSDDFTVRVWSIQSNFCSTTTTSPSAIRRRVMATPPDECKNIRTRRMKSEFPEGPEKELSLDRLRDETIPRSPTMTEPIIGTPEGQKKRVLISFDLEEGSKKTPEATVNSPSSVLSPPSSVKRTIRDYFLASS, encoded by the exons ATGCCCGGCGGCCTCTCCCGCCAATCTGAAATTCTTATAAAAACTatttcatctctctctctctctctctcggaagtactcttcttgttcttcttcttctctctctccctttctgTCTCTCTCCGGCCACAATCTCCATTTCCGGCATTGAAGATGTTCCAGAGCATCAGATCGAGGGAGCTAAACGGATACAGAG TTCGGAAAAGGCCGTACATCGCCGATTGGACGCCGGAGCTGACCGACAATGGAGCTGTGGCAATAGAGCACCTCGGGGATGAGACGCCGCCACTGGCCATATCGTTTTGCAAG ACAAGTGAATTGTCCCATGTCCTTGCTGTATCTGATGAGGATGGGCATGTGAGCTTGTTCAATACTAGCAAGAAGTTATTATCATCTCCATCAAACCAAGAAAATGCAG ATAAAGCTAGAATTGGTGACTGGGTTGCTCATCAAAATGCCATTTTTGATTTATGTTGGATCAAG GAAGATGTGAACATTCTAACTGCTTCTGGAGATCAAACA ATTAGACTATGGGATGtccagaaaagaaaatgtactGGAGTGTTGATGGGCCATACAGGAAGTGTGAAATCACTATGCCCACATCCAAGCAATTCCA ATCTTGTTGTTTCTGGTGCTCGGGATGGATCCTTTGCCATTTGGGACCTGAGATGCAATCGTGCTTCCACAAGCAGGGCAGGAGAACTTTGCATAGT CTCAAATTCCATTGTCAAGGGAGCCCATTTGCCACATCAACACAAGCGGACCAGGCGTGGCAAG GCCGCTTCCATGAGCATCACATCAGTTCTTTATCTCAAGGATGAAGTTTCGGTGGCAACAGCTGGAGCAGTGGATAG CATAATCAAGTTCTGGGACACAAGAAAATTGAAAGCTCAAGTCACACAGACATGCCCTAATCACGATTCACCAACTAAAAAG GAACAAAGGTTACATGGTGTATCTAGCCTGTCTCAGGATTCAAATGGAGTGTTTCTTACTGCTTCATGTATGGATAACAG AATATACTTGTACAATGTGCTTCAACTGGAAAAGGGTCCTGTTAAATCATTCTCTGGTGCTCAGATAGAGTCATTTTATGTCAAG GCTGCAATCAGTCCAGATGCAAATCAATTACTCAGTGGCTCGAGTGATGGAAATGCCTACATTTGGCAG GTGAACAAACCCGATACAGCTCCCGTCAGTTCAAACAGTCATGATGGTGAAGTTACGGCAGTAGCTTG GTCAGAGTCAGATGCTGGAAAGCTAGCAACTTCTTCCGATGACTTCACA GTTCGAGTTTGGAGTATCCAAAGCAACTTTTGCTCGACCACCACGACATCCCCGTCTGCCATTAGAAGGAGAGTAATGGCGACCCCACCCGATGAGTGCAAAAATATACGAACAAGGAGGATGAAATCAGAATTTCCTGAGGGTCCTGAAAAGGAGCTTTCCTTGGACAGATTGCGAGATGAGACAATTCCTAGAAGTCCAACCATGACAGAACCGATCATCGGAACTCCAGAGGGGCAAAAGAAGAGGGTGCTAATTAGCTTTGATTTGGAGGAAGGATCCAAGAAAACCCCCGAAGCCACAGTGAATAGTCCCTCTTCCGTACTGAGTCCTCCTTCCTCTGTGAAGAGAACTATTAGAGATTACTTTCTAGCATCCTCATGA